AACTTGGTCGCATCTGGGCATCAATAGAATAACCAGCGAACATCAAGTAGTTTTTCTATTACATCTTACTTGGGTGTTTTGTAATGCCTGAATGCTAAATTTGGCAACTATTCAGGCAACAGCCACTAAACAGGCTTCAACGTCAATAATAGATGCCAAAGTGCTCTCAGTTTAGCCGGTTTCGGATGCTCACCTCTCGGCAGACTTTTATGGCTTAATTTTGAGCTGGCTCATAGCAAAAATACATTGTTTATTGAAAACATTATTTGCGGTTTGCAAAACAGGGTTCAAGAGGGTTTGCAAAATAGATTTATTTGTGGTTTCACAAATCGCTTCGAGTGAACCAAGTCGAATCGATGCGATGCCGATCAACTGGGAGTTGGGCACGTGATCGGGCTCAATTAATAAGTTAGTTTGTTTGGCCACCAGACGGAAGTAATCATGGTCgattattttaaattggctgttaatgaaatgcaattgGACTTTGCTCAAGATATTTATTATGTTCAACAGAATATTAAAATTGGAAACTAGGTTTATGGCTTTTTCTACTTCTTCCTTATTTTTAATGCTCCTCGctttaaacagttttatagATTTAAATTGACTTGAAAGTAAATTAGTGTGGATCTTAATGTTCTTCCTTATTATTATACTCTACCAATGAAGTGCCAAATGTGTGGTTGCTATAATAAACCGCATCAAACTTATGTGCTCCCATTTTATTGTCTCATGCCCCATTTTGTCTTATTCTTATTCAGCATTTTCTAGTTTCAATTTGTAAGTGCACCATTTCCTTTGAACTGTTTGCCACCCAGCTGAAGCATTTCTTAGCCACGAAAAATGAGGCTTAAATTATTGGCTTGGCATTTAACATGACAGCCACATTAAATTGTCCACTTTGGCAACCTGTGTGCCggcacatatgtatgtacacacatatttatatatatatatataccagTAGTACCATATATATGGCCATATGTTTGATATATAGGAGTCGGCCAGGCTGCTGCTGGcgtttggctttttggctATAATTGAGGTTTGACGTCTCGGGCCGGGTTGGGTTCAGACTTTTGCTCTGGGGCCTCAGACCTCTCGAGGAAATTCAGGCGACGACGGCCTGTCCAAAAAGCCTggcaaaaaaacaatttttatttaacagCTTCAGTTTTGGTTTGTTAATTGTCACTTTCATTGGAGCCCGCACAATCCCAGCAATTTTAATTCAATCCTAATGCGCCCAAATGATTTTAGATTGGGCAAGCTCCACTGAGCGCTGCACTCTGATGCAATCACACTGGAACAAATTATATCAATACTTTGTGAGGCGCAAATGCAATCCATAACTTAGCATTCGCATACATTCAGCGGGCTAATCTGCGTTTTATGCAAAGCAGCTCGGACCGAGAAATGTTTGCCGATACCAGTTCTTGGTCCGTAACCTTGGGCCACAAACACGACGGGCCACTAAGAAGACGCTTCCAGCTGACTTGGCGAGCTATCCACATCCGTTGTGTAATTGCCGGCGGCCAGAGATGGAAACATATTAGATAAATCCACTGCGTGGTGCTAGGCAGCTGTCCGTTGGTGTGGGGCAATTACAAGTCGTCAGAACCATTAGTAGTTATTAAGATCGAATCcgaattcaatttatttgttaattaacCGATTGGTTAATTCTATGTTGTCCCATGTACGCAGATTAACAGCTATCCAGATCTCAGCTGAGATATGCAGTTAGGCGACTGTGATGTTTCGCTGATATATTAAGTATACGTTGCTGTGTTACAAAACGTGTGTTCATAGCTgactaataaaaaatcaaataaaaataataataaactgcATATTAACGACATTTATGACTCCAGGGTGTTACATTTCGTTTAGCATGCAAAAGTTGATAAAACTTTTTGATCGTGGAAACTTAGCCCCATAAGTATGCAGAGCAAAATCTAGTCATTGGTGAAACAAGTTTAGTGAAGCTCAAAACCATGAGTTGGAAGGTTTTTCCAAGCCcagctttaatttaaataaaaagcttTTTCTTATCTTATTTAGCTTTTCCTACTTTGACCGTTTGGCCGGTCAGCCAAAAGTCACCGGAAGAGAAGTTTTGAGTCCCCCAATTAAGTCAGCGAAGTAAGCTATCTAAACAAACAATGATACAAGCACGAAAAACATCTTATGTAAGTTGGAGCTACAAATTTGCAGACCGTGAAAAtgtcttgtttttgttgaaaGAAAACCTCAACGGAAACGGACAACTTTGAACATTGAAAGGCAATATTTTTGCGATAATGAAATGCAAAGCTTTTGGTGCGTTCAATTGGCCATGAGACATCGATTGCAGCTTCCCCAAATGGGTAGTGCAAACTGAATAAATGGTTTGCTAAGTGGAAATTGTAACGCCAACATGGAAGGCGGAATCTGGTGGATGCATAATAATTACTTAAAGTCATCATGCTCATTACAAAACCATAGAACTTATTTATAAACTATTCATAGAAACAATATTAGGTTTATTAGTTAAGAGTAAAGAAGTTTTGAAACCTTGCAgttacatacatttttttcattttgtacgAAGAAACTTACGGAATCAACGAAGAAAATAATACAAAGTATATTACTTcacttaaacattttttcgaatctttattttacaaatttgtTGCATAACTTAAGTAAGATTAACCTTGATGTTTCCCTTTTGTTTGACCGCGCAGCGTAGATCTCAGAATTCCTTCGCAAGCTACACTGAGAGAATCCATTGAAGTTCCAGGTGGAGGCGTACAGCTAAGCGGGCTTAAGTAACTAAGAAGTGAATCCACTGGGAGCTCGGAGTGCGTCCTAGTAGTGGCCCGCATAGGGACTCGCATAGTGGCCGTAATGCCCGCTGTACTGGTCGTACTGGGGGATGTACTCGTACTGCTGGCCCTGGTTGTAGTAGCCATCATCGTAGTCGTAGTGGATGGGTGCAGCTGCCGCCGGAGCATAGTGCTTGGCCACTTGAAGATCGAATAAATATAGAGACTTTAGTTTTTGCGAGGGGGAGACTGGCTTAGATTTATTTCGCTCTGTTGTAATAATGACCGACAAAAAACTAAACTGCCGTAACAGCTGTTAACCGTCTGCCATTGTTGGCAAGTAGCTCAactggccaaaataaatacgGTAACAATTCAATGCTGACCGAGGCAGTTTCTTTGGCCATTTCTTTGCCCCCttgcaaataatttatttgtgcaCGAATTTGTCAGTCAATTGGTCACAGgtgttgttttcgttttgttttgcttcgtTTTTCTATGCCTGATGTTTTGTTGTTGAAATTTTACTTTTGTCGTCGTTTTGCATGCAcgcaagttcgttgcctaagtcttttgttttggctgctGATTTCTTTTGCTGTGCGTTTCACTGATAATTctcaattaaaattgcacCGCAGCACCCACAACAATTATGCATTTTCACATGAATATCCAACCATGTATTCATTTCCCAGGCCCAAAGCGTTGCGACATTGAGAAAATTATGCTAAAGTCTTGTGAAGCAAAGGGAGAAGGGAAATGGCCGAAGAAGAAACGGCAATTTTCGTGAAAAATATGCTGCGGTGgctgttgttatttttgtttttttggaaGATGATGCACCTGACATAATCTGTGTGGGAAATTCGAGACGGAAAGTGCATAAACATAGCTAGATCTTTGGCTCCGATCGGAGCAAAATGAGGTAACCCACTAAGGAGGCGTGTCGGCGCGGATTAGTCAACCATATGATGTTACACATTTCCAGCCCAGTTTTACAACCCATGATTCAGCTTAGCTGCTTGACTGGCCACAAATGTGAGactaattgcaatttattgaATGAAATTGCCAATGCAACTGCCACCCAAGCTAGAAATGAGATGAGATTACAATGAAATTATGGTAACTTATTCAGACAGCTCAGAACGTTCAGTAGGCTGCATAGTAATCAGCGTCAAAACCAAgatcatcatcaccatcgtAGCCGTTGTCGATGTCGTCTTCGTCTGGGCGCAATTTGCGATACTGATTGTTCAGATAGTTGGCATGCCGCCTGAACAGCTTTAGCATGCGATATGTGTTCATGCCTGAAAAAGCGAGCAGAGAACACGTGGAAATGGGTGGGCGGAACCCCAAGAAAGATGACTATGGAGGAGTGGGGAAAGAAGAGGTGCCACCAGAGGTGAAGGCCAACTATAAAGGTGCTGCTAATCCCTTCTCTAAAGTCTTTAGCCCATATCCTGTCCCAGAAGTTCTTCACTCACCATACGGCGCCGGGGAGGCCACCACCAGAGGAGCGTGGGCCACTGGAGCCACATGCTTCACCACCTGCGGTTCATAGTGGGTCAGGACGGGCTTGTGGGCCACAATGGGACTGGCCACCACCGCCTGGGCGTGCACAGTGGGTCCAGACTTGGTCACCACGGCGTTGAAGCCGTGAATGGAGTCCGCCGTGTAATCCACAGTGCGGATGGAACCATCGGGCTCAACCAGAGAGTACTGACCTGTAGATAAAAGATATAGAAATGCGCAGTCTGCAGATCATCCATTAGTCACCTACCCTTGACTACATCTCCATCTCTCGTCTCGTGTTGTGACTTCACATCTCCTGTGCTGTGATCAGCCACTCCGTAGTTAAAGGCGTATTTCGGATGATCCTGTTTGAAGAACAGAATGATTAAGATTAAGGGATAAAGGTTTAAGAAtggaatatatttataacattGTAGGGTTCAATAATGTTAAAAATGAACTTTAAATGAAACTTCATCAGAATAACTAGTACTTTAGGATTCTAAAAAAGgattttttcgatttgatGTAACTTTTCTGTAACAATTTTATCTTTTTTAATACGTAAACAAGTCCTTTTAAAGCGTAATGATTTGTACTTCATGGTAAAATCACTTGAAAACTCACATAGTAATCCAGGGCATATCCCGGTCGCGCCACAGCAACACTTGCGAAGAGAGCCAACGAAAGGACGACGAAGCACACGAAGTTTGCCATTTTGTActtggtttttatatttattgcttCAAATGCGATTGAAACGAGGAAAAtatttgctaaaaataaacacaaaatataTCGTATCCGTTAGAAAACACCGCACTGTGTTGGagattttttgatattttcagGAGATTTACTTGGAGTATTTCAACGGCACTAGATACAAACACCACCGAGCTGCCCGGAATACTGTGGCGATTCTAAAAGCAAGTTTCCATTAAATAAGCGCGAAATGTGCGAAAGTCGCGAGCAGCGCAGTAGACGCCGGCAGAGACGTCGGCAGAGAGCAGGCACAATGCCAAGACGCTTGGTTTCTCAGTCACTCGGCTGTGGCGAATGGTGATCGGTGATCCAGTCTGGTGAGCCACTCTTCGCCGGGCAAAGTGGCAAGTAGATGCCCGGCCATGTGAATGAAGTTGCAGCACGGATCCATGGGATGTTGCCAAACGCAGCCGGGTTCCACTGAATCCACCGAATCCAATGAATCCGCTGAATGGGGTGGCGTTGTCTTGTGTTTTGTTGGTTGATCTGCGACACATTTCTCAAATCCGTTGCCAATCCCCCAGCGATTGTCAATGAAGTCATCTGGAACAATCACTTCTTTTCAGCTCAGAATTATGCGAGATTAATCATTGGAGTTAATCATTAATTTCCTTGATTTCTGCAAGAAATGATTGTGGCCAATTTAACTAACAACTTAATGCAGGTCAGAGCAGCGAAAACCAAgagcgaaatcgaaatcaaaataaatcgCTGACAAGAACcgaaaaaatgtaaatcaaACACAAATCGGGTCAAGTTGCAATTGCAGCACAATAAGGCCCTAGTTATTCGGCACATGCGAAATTCTCAGTGATCTACTTCAATGACAGTGGTTAGGACCAGCAACTTGTACTGGTAATGGTAACAGATACTATGGCCACTGCACCCGCTTTGGTCTTTTGTCTTTTGTCGGCTAAATGCAACTTGAAGGTCAAGCGCATTAAACTAGGCTTCAAACTTGGCTTCCAATCTGGGCTGAAATGACGGCAAAAGTCTTTGGAGCAGGACAATTTATGATGCCAAATAAATGCTTTTCCTAAGCTGTTGTGAATCTGACCTTTGCTTTTGCACTAACAATTAGTTTGAATAGTATAATATGTATAACATTACCACTGAAGCTTTAAAGTTTAGAAACTGTATAAATAGGtcacaaataaatatgccCCCCAAGTTTGTAAACAGAAAACCACctaattttaaagtttttaaatgaCTTTAAAACCTCGAACCTCTAAAGAAGTAACATGCAAGATGCTCTCATCTTTTTAGCTAATTTGTGCGCCCACAAAGCAGATTGAGACAGATTTTCAATCTGCAATTTATGGCAGTTACACACCCTTGAGAAAAGACGAGAACGTGCCAATTGCGGTCTGTCTGGCAGCCTACAAAGTAATCCAAATTATGTACAGACCGCAGAAGCCTTAGGTTTTTGTGCGACTAATAATGTGGGCTAGTTTAATGTCCAGGTCGGCATTTCTTgggcattttcattttcacacAATTAACCATGGCGAG
This portion of the Drosophila santomea strain STO CAGO 1482 chromosome 3L, Prin_Dsan_1.1, whole genome shotgun sequence genome encodes:
- the LOC120449072 gene encoding larval cuticle protein A2B, which translates into the protein MANFVCFVVLSLALFASVAVARPGYALDYYDHPKYAFNYGVADHSTGDVKSQHETRDGDVVKGQYSLVEPDGSIRTVDYTADSIHGFNAVVTKSGPTVHAQAVVASPIVAHKPVLTHYEPQVVKHVAPVAHAPLVVASPAPYVAKHYAPAAAAPIHYDYDDGYYNQGQQYEYIPQYDQYSGHYGHYASPYAGHY